From the genome of Podarcis muralis chromosome 3, rPodMur119.hap1.1, whole genome shotgun sequence:
ATTTGGaccccatccttcctccaaggaacagTGGCAGGTGCATCTAAAAGGACTACCCCACatttccctcacaacaaccctgtgaagtaggttatgcTGGCTGACAGCAGTGATCttggatttgaatctgggtcccACCACTTGTCAACACATGGGATCTGAATGTTCATGAGAGCCTTGGGCTTAGAGCAGAAGGACAAGACAGATGCATTTATGGTTTCCCTGAAACCGGTCAACAGAAAATGACAAGGCATGTTTACCCTCACAACTGTCTTCTCCTCTCCTTTAAAAGCTACAAAAGCAAGAGATTCTGAAATGGTCTAGCTCAAAGATGAGGGATCTGTAACCCTCCAAATGTCGCTGGACACTACCTGTGGCTTATAGCTTGTGATTTAAAAGCTGttcaacctgccctgggaccttagggtgaagggtgggtaatcaaTTGCAATATTAACCGTCCCAGCCACtgtggccaattgtcagggctgatgggagttgtggtccagcaatacctggggaggggcacaggttccccatacttGTTATAATACCAGAGGACCAGTACTGCCTTGGCCCCAAGCCCAGGAAGTTGTTATCATTATTCTTAGCTGAAAGCCGACACCCTGCATTTCGTGATTTGTACTATATGCTTATATAGGCCCCGTTCCAATGATGTAACAGCTCCCAAACAATTGAGCACCCTTCAGAGACTGAGTGTCCCTCAggcctcccttcctcttctttctcaCTTGACTTCCCCCAGAAGTGCTGCGGGGACacagctttttgtttgtttattttatttattaaatttatattcctccCTTCCTAGGGTAGCAAATAACAAATGATAAAACAATTtaacaaaaaaatatttaaaacatatcCAGTACAAGTGCATACCAGGGAAGATCTCTACTTAAATGGCTTGCTGGAAGAGGGAGAGTTTCCAGTAGACACCGCCAAGGAAACAGAGATGGCgcctgtctaatattcaaggCGACGGAATTCCAAAGGGCTGGTGCCACCACaactaaaggcccaattcctatATTGTAAGGTATgaacaaggacgcgggtggcgctgtgggttaaagcctcaacgcctaggacttgccgatcaaaaggtcggcggtttgaatccccgcggcagggtgcgctcccgtcgttcggtcccagcgcctgccaacctagcagttcgaaagcaccttcaggtgcaagtagataaatagggaccgcttaccagcgggaaggtaaacggcgttccgtgtgctgcgctggctcgccagatgcagcttgtcacgctggccacgtgacccggaagtgtctgcggacagcgctggctcccggcctatagagtgagatgagcgcacaaccctagagtctggcaagactggcccgtatgggcaggggtacctttacctttacctttaaggtatgaACCTCCTTATCAGATGGCATCTGTCGGAGGCCTCACTGGCAGAGCACAGCAATTGGGtaggtatataaggggtgagacaATGTTTTGCGCTTAGGTCTGGTGCCTACTCAGCTGAATGAGCATCAGGGTCCCCAAAAACACAAGGCTTGGCTCAAAAGTATCTCATAGGGTGGACTGGAGCCGCTATGCTACTTTTGTAGCAGGTGAGTTGttgttgcttactgggagagaGAGTGGTGAGGTGGCAGAGAGgctggtgcagtgcaaacacgcAAGCAGGAACACTgggttggctctgctggtgcatttgctccccactaacccccccccccgtctgtctTCCTTCCAATAAGCAACAGTAAAGATGTCAAAGAATTCTGACAAAAATGAGAAAGGAATAGTTTGCCTCTCCTTCTgtggtcaggaacagaaatccattcatgttgttgttgttgctgctgctgccaatccACAAACGATATGTAATTAATGACATGGGACCCTCCGCCCTCCACATTGTTTTGACGttttctttgcattgaaatgaatgtaagttCAGAGTTTCATAAGCTGTGCAAGTCATGCTAAATGGCAGGTGGAGAGGTGAATAATGTCGCATTTCATGGAAACGGAACTGCAGAAGAACAGAACCAGCACCGATTGCGACAAATACATGTTAGAACGGAAATCACCGCCATTCTACAACCCCAAGGAATGGTGGTCCACATGCCAGGAAGCTAAAATAGCAGATCCACCCCACCCAGCAAGCTGTTTCTGGATTGACTTGTCATATTTTGAAGTGAAGTAACACAATCATAGTACCATAgagttgtagggttggaagggacacaaaggTCTAaagaggcgggggtgggggaggggatatGTGCTTCAGTCCACAATCTAATATTACCTAAGTGCCCCCCCAAATCCCCCTTCCCTTTTCAGCAGTAACAGCAATGCAGGAGGGTGAGTCGAGAAAGTAACTGTCAGAGTTGAAAACCAGCAGCATTCTTAAAATGCTCTCTCTTAGTTCATCCAGTCAGGACATGCCATTCGCAGAAGTACAGAATGGCTATTTAAGTATCCTCACTTCAGAACCAAAAGTGTACTTTAGAAAAGGGGGTTAAAAGTATCCTGTTGCATAAGTGATGAGAAACCAAAAGGTCCTCTTTGAAAAAGTCATGAACTTCCCTTTTTGGAGAATCCCAGATCCTCATTGCTGTAAGCGTTGAAAAATGTGGCTATGTGGTAAACGCATATTTCCCTGGCTCAAGgacttgaaaatggaagcaaaaccaTATAAATCAGAACTTTGTTTTCAGATGTCCTTGAGTTTCCTTTAGTCATCTCGCAGAAGTTCTGCCTCCCTCCATGCACTGTGAACGAATATGGCCTTTCTACTATTTTAACCCACAGCTATGTAAGGCACCAAAGAGAGGAGGCATGTGGGGAAGATGCCTCCCTCCTGATGTTGTGACTCCAGCTTTCATCTgcctgaccaatggtcagggatgatgcaagaTGGATTCTCAAAAGTTCTGGAGATGTTTCCCATCTCTGTTTTAGAGTGTAAGCTCCAATGAACACTGAGCTTGAACGTTCATTAGATCACAGGGTCAGCTTTTCCTGCTCTGAAAACAGCAGAGAAATCCCAGAGGAAGCGGTATGGCTCCAtggtaggacatctgctttgattgcagaaggtcccaggttgaatctgcagcatctccaggtagggctggctgTGTCTGAAACGCTGGAGCGCCCATGCGGGTCAGTGCAGAGGATGGTGAGCTAGATGGCTCAGTGGTCCATCTCAGTACAAGACAGCTTCGCATGTTCCCAGTCCTATGAACATGGGCAGAAAATGGTGAAACTGTGTTCCTGAAACGAAACTCAGCAAGGATTTGTGGTTTTCATGAGTGGTGATGCACATTCACCCTCCACAAAGGAAGGGGAAACAGATATTTTCATGCAGGTCTCGGAGTCATTCAGCAAACATGCCGAAAATGTGATTAGCTTTAAACTTTGGCTCTGATCCATAATAAAGCAGGAAATTCGCCATCCAGATAAATGATTTTTCCCCcttatggggtgggggtggcatggAAGGGGCTCATGAAGATGAAGAACAGTGCAAATAAAAGGGGGGCGTCAATATGTTCTCTGTAGAATGGGGTTCAAAAGAAGGAGGAAATAAAAGGGTATCAATGCTGGAGGCACAGTTCAACAACGTAGCCAAACTATAGGCTCATTATTTGGTACTTTCTAAAGGAATGAAAGAAcatacatgccatacatttaaagcatgtggctttCCCCGGAGCATCCTAGGAGCCATAGTTAgcccctcatggagctacagtAAACTAGAGTTCCTAGGAATCTTTGGAGGAgctcatgtgctttaaattcatGGTGTGCTTCACAGTCAAGAAAGCCCAGGGTACTGCTCAAGAGAGGGGAatcttcctctcttcttccctctgCCATCCTCTGCATGCTTTCCTCAGGCCTCTCCTGAAAGCTGGGAACCTCCGCTGCCCCCACCGCCtccaaaaagaaggagaaaaaaggcCTAGGATGTGGGCTACCCAATCACCAGGGAAGATGGCTGCATTTGTATCACTGAATTTATGTATGACTACAACAAGCCCAAAAAGTATACATGCAATGTTTGGATTTTCACAGAACTTGACAGAGAGTAGAAGAGGAGAAGCCCAAGGCACAGAGGGAACAAAGAATCTGGTAGGTAGGCAAGAGATGCAGAAGTGGCAATCCTTGGCTCCAGGATGTGCCCACTATCCCTTTTGGTTTCAAGCTCCAGAACAGGCTCTTCCCCTTTCCTCATCATCGCCAGCACATTTCTTAGCAACAATGAGGACAAGAAAGttgtgtctttaaaaataaatgtgatgACGTTATTTGCATTCAAGGCCACATTTCAGATTCCTTGCTGGACAAACAGCACACAGTggaatcacgcacacacacacacacagaccacttTGTCCAAAGATTTTCCCACAAGGCTGCAGCCCATCCATGTTTTCCATCCTCAAGACAGTATCCTGATTATTTACTAGACTTTCGCGGTGGGAAACCAGTCGCAAGTTGCAAGAGTGCTTGTCACGTCCATGAAGCATGGTGGAAAAGAAAGAGTCTCTCAAAAACTCTCTCATATCAGTAGAACTTGCAGATCCTCTGAAGGTGGCCTCCTCATCTTGGCAAGGGGCCACTGAGGACATCGTGTCTCGGAATCAAGCCAAAGTTTAAAGAGCAGTGTAACAGAGGGCAGACTTTTTCGTGGTTCCTCAAGACTTCGCTCAAGTGTTTCATTTCGTCGGTCAGCTTTCCAATTTCTTTTTTCAGGGAGATATTCTCTTGCTCAAGGCACTCGTATTCCTGAAACGGATTATCACATGAGTTAAGCATGCAACCCAGCCAGCCACTGCCAGGCACATTTCCCCCACTTCGCTATTTCCTCATTGCAAAGTAAATAAAAACAGGGCAAGGGGAAGAAATCAGATAAAAGCAAACTTGGTATCACTATCAGCTATCAGCTTTGTTAGTTTAAGAACATTTTtaaagtctgctggatcaggtcaatggccaatctagtccagcatcctattcccagTGGCCAATTACATGCCTATGAGAAGCATGTAAGCAGCatctgaacacaacagcacttttccctcctatggtttccaacAACTTGCAGTCAGAAGCATACTGGTAAGTAGCCACTGACAGTAATTTATGGGGTAAGGCAAGTTTGATATGTAAATGACTGCACCTTGAGGCAACAGAGTAAGCTTCACGACATCTGGGTCCAGACCTCAGATTCTGGCTGCACACATATTATGACATTTTATGCAGCAACCAATGGAGAATGAGTTCTTGCTTTCCCTACAAAGTCCACACATAACCTAGTGCATATTTTTGGCCCTACAAAAAGTGCTTCTTGAGAAACCTGTTCTGAAAATAAAGCCCATTTTGGAACGAttgctatgtacagtggtacctcgggttacatacgcttcaggttacagactccactaacccagaaattgtacctcgggttaagaactttgcttcaggatgagaacacaaatcgcgcagcagcagtgggaggccccattagctcaagtggtacctcaggttaaggacagttttaggttaagaacagacctccggaacaaattaagttcttaacccgatgtaccactgtacctatttaaAAACAGATGTAGACGATAATGACAATAAATGAGTGGGTGGGCAGTCACAATGACCATTTCCTTCTTCGTTCCCCTGGGATACGGTATATGTAAACAGGAAAAGTTGTGGAAATGGCAGGATTTAGAATCAATCTTGACAGAAGCCACCATGTTGAGGATGAGCATGAATAATTCCCGActgagaaaaactacatttttttgTGCTATGAACAAGATTAGTGTGTACGCAGCCCTCAATTACTGCGGCCTTCACCAATGCAAATCTACTGTTTGCATATC
Proteins encoded in this window:
- the BATF3 gene encoding basic leucine zipper transcriptional factor ATF-like 3; the protein is MSQGAPAASTLRRSSSSEGTQQGHEDDERKVRRREKNRVAAQRSRKKQTQKADKLHEEYECLEQENISLKKEIGKLTDEMKHLSEVLRNHEKVCPLLHCSLNFGLIPRHDVLSGPLPR